One segment of bacterium DNA contains the following:
- a CDS encoding cob(I)yrinic acid a,c-diamide adenosyltransferase: MLYTRKGDGGTTKTFGCDQRISKSSAVAETLGSLDECNSFLGICKTNPDAKNPLRDEHSFASIIDWIQQNLFIVQAHVAGAEKTISQEKITYMESVIDTIEKELPPIKTFFVSGGTSLAAHLDFARTLARRAERRAVAVSEEQKTKIDPMVLVFLNRLSSLLYALARFANHRFGIKEESPHY; the protein is encoded by the coding sequence ATGCTCTATACCCGAAAAGGAGACGGAGGAACAACAAAAACGTTTGGGTGCGACCAGCGTATTTCAAAGAGTTCGGCAGTTGCCGAAACGTTGGGCTCTCTGGATGAATGCAATTCTTTTTTGGGTATATGCAAAACAAATCCTGATGCAAAAAACCCGTTAAGAGACGAGCACAGTTTCGCAAGCATAATTGACTGGATACAACAGAATCTTTTTATCGTGCAAGCGCATGTCGCCGGAGCGGAAAAGACAATTTCGCAAGAGAAAATCACCTATATGGAATCCGTAATTGACACGATAGAGAAAGAACTGCCTCCGATAAAAACATTTTTTGTGTCCGGCGGAACGTCGCTTGCCGCGCATCTTGATTTTGCGCGTACCCTCGCACGGCGTGCAGAAAGAAGAGCGGTCGCGGTTTCCGAAGAACAAAAAACAAAAATAGACCCAATGGTTCTCGTTTTTTTGAATCGGCTTTCTTCGCTCTTATACGCTCTTGCCAGATTCGCAAACCACAGATTTGGTATAAAGGAGGAGTCGCCGCATTATTAG
- the ruvA gene encoding Holliday junction branch migration protein RuvA, which produces MIDTMIGRLKGVVVYRGSNHLIIETDGIGYKVFVTSAVLSGISEEKEKAFWIHTAVRENAIDLYGFETREDIEFFEQLLTVQGIGPKSALSVLDAASVKTLKQGISLGDTSHLIKVSGIGKKSAEKIMLGLKDKFKDMEGHAGLENEIDALEALTALGYTQRDVRDAFQKIDANIVDTGEKVKEAMRILGSKRK; this is translated from the coding sequence ATGATAGATACCATGATAGGAAGGCTAAAAGGTGTTGTTGTGTATAGAGGATCAAACCACCTCATCATTGAAACCGACGGAATCGGATACAAGGTGTTTGTAACTTCGGCCGTGTTGAGCGGAATTTCGGAAGAAAAAGAAAAAGCATTCTGGATTCATACGGCAGTTCGGGAAAATGCCATCGACCTGTATGGGTTCGAAACAAGAGAAGATATAGAATTTTTCGAGCAACTGCTTACCGTTCAGGGCATCGGGCCAAAGTCGGCGCTTTCCGTTCTTGACGCCGCATCGGTAAAAACACTGAAGCAAGGAATATCGTTGGGTGATACGTCTCATTTGATAAAAGTTTCGGGTATCGGAAAAAAAAGTGCAGAAAAAATAATGCTTGGCCTTAAAGACAAGTTCAAAGACATGGAAGGGCATGCGGGACTTGAAAATGAAATTGACGCACTCGAGGCCCTGACCGCCCTTGGTTACACGCAAAGAGATGTTCGCGACGCATTTCAAAAAATAGATGCGAACATCGTCGACACGGGAGAGAAAGTTAAAGAGGCGATGCGCATTTTAGGTTCAAAAAGAAAATAA
- the pilM gene encoding pilus assembly protein PilM, with product MKKKSFFDFFPAPKFLKMPAVGLSLSDDAIRFVEYERTLKGLRIKRFGEKAVPTQVMRSGHIENAQSFIEILKEFKKRHNLSFVRTALPEEKGYLFQTEVPIVSPKEVRESIEFKIEENVPLSLSEVVFDYRVVRAREDKNYLEVVVCVLPVKVATMYSDILKAAELTPLSLGIQSQAISQAVIKEGDERAILVLNMDKTTAGFYIVNEGVVHFSSTITRGSQSLFTAFPEEVRESLKKDEKGKKYLPEAFQPEAAAVFRDTIKKFISYWDTYKGNTEGKTIEKIILCGDSSHNQDFLNYISSGTGVLTDTGNVWTNAFSFDDYIPEIPFEKSLLFAEASGLALPIDE from the coding sequence ATGAAGAAAAAGAGCTTCTTTGATTTTTTCCCCGCCCCAAAATTTCTCAAAATGCCCGCTGTCGGGCTTTCACTTTCCGATGACGCCATTCGATTCGTGGAATACGAGCGTACGCTTAAAGGTTTGCGCATCAAGCGTTTTGGAGAGAAAGCCGTTCCAACGCAAGTAATGCGTTCCGGGCACATTGAAAATGCCCAATCTTTTATTGAGATTCTCAAGGAATTCAAAAAACGCCACAATCTTTCTTTTGTCCGCACGGCGCTTCCGGAAGAGAAAGGGTATCTTTTCCAGACCGAAGTGCCTATTGTCAGTCCTAAAGAGGTGCGGGAGAGTATCGAGTTTAAAATTGAAGAAAACGTCCCACTTTCCCTTTCCGAAGTCGTGTTTGATTATCGTGTGGTGCGGGCGCGGGAAGACAAAAATTACCTTGAGGTTGTCGTGTGCGTTCTTCCCGTCAAAGTCGCAACGATGTATTCGGATATTCTTAAAGCCGCTGAGCTTACGCCACTGTCCTTGGGTATTCAGTCGCAGGCTATTTCGCAGGCGGTTATCAAAGAAGGCGACGAACGGGCGATTTTGGTTCTTAATATGGACAAAACAACAGCCGGTTTTTACATTGTGAACGAAGGAGTGGTCCACTTTTCTTCAACGATTACGCGTGGAAGTCAGTCCCTGTTCACGGCTTTTCCGGAAGAAGTGCGAGAATCCCTGAAAAAAGACGAGAAGGGGAAAAAATATCTTCCCGAAGCGTTTCAGCCAGAAGCGGCGGCGGTATTCAGAGACACCATTAAAAAGTTTATTTCTTACTGGGATACATATAAAGGAAACACCGAAGGAAAAACGATTGAAAAAATTATTCTCTGCGGCGACAGCTCTCACAATCAGGATTTCCTCAACTATATATCTTCCGGAACGGGCGTGCTCACCGATACGGGTAATGTGTGGACGAATGCTTTTTCTTTTGACGATTATATTCCCGAAATTCCCTTTGAAAAATCACTTCTGTTTGCGGAAGCCTCGGGACTTGCGTTACCTATAGACGAATAA
- a CDS encoding ATP cone domain-containing protein: MPEKTTSHFTEVIKRDGRRVHFEKEKITNAIFKAIESTGEGNEKDAEKLSNLVIAELNRRYLPVHTPHIEEIQDVVEEIFITKDYAKTAKAYILYRNERMQVRAKKRLVPEHVQKLVAESRKYFKNELAEFIYYRTYSRWIENEGRRETWVETVDRYLSFMTENLGNKITKQDVAKIREAILEQRVMPSMRLMWAAGKAARTTNVSAYNCSFIAPQKIRDFAEVMYLLMCGTGVGFSAESQTVQKLPIIKRQNGAKKLKTYVIEDSKEGWADALTLGLTTWYNGKDIDFDYSGLRPAGARLNTMGGRSSGPDPLRSLLEFSRATIMGRQGKRLTNLNVHDIVCKIGEVVVAGGVRRSALISLSDLDDNEMRDAKKGQFFLTYPQRSMANNSAVYIEKPSAEDFLDEWIALAKSGSGERGIFNRGGLQVQLPERRWKVFSKHAETSGTNPCGEIVLRSKQFCNLTEVVARKGDTEKTLLEKVELAAILGTYQSTLTSFKYLSPEWKKNCEEERLLGVSITGQWDCPAVRNPETLKKMRAKAVEVNRKYAERFGINASTCVTCVKPSGTVSQLVDAASGMHPRYAQYYIRRVRISTTDPLFQMFKDQKFPHHPEVGQSEENATTYVLEFPVKAPDGAILRNDKTAIEQLEYWKGVKENFTEHNPSVTIYVGDNEWIEVANWLYKNWDILGGLSFLPRDNHVYKLAPYEEITKERYEELLSKLPKIDFSQIVVYEKDDETMGAKELACVGGVCEISS; this comes from the coding sequence ATGCCTGAGAAAACAACGTCCCATTTTACGGAAGTAATAAAGCGCGACGGTCGCCGCGTTCATTTTGAGAAAGAAAAAATAACCAATGCTATTTTCAAGGCGATTGAATCAACCGGTGAAGGGAATGAAAAAGATGCGGAGAAACTTTCCAATCTTGTCATTGCCGAGCTCAATCGGAGATACCTCCCCGTACACACGCCGCACATAGAAGAAATTCAGGATGTTGTTGAAGAAATTTTCATTACCAAAGATTATGCAAAAACCGCAAAAGCATACATCTTGTATCGAAATGAACGCATGCAAGTCCGGGCTAAGAAACGTCTTGTACCCGAGCACGTACAAAAACTTGTTGCCGAAAGCAGAAAATATTTCAAAAACGAGTTGGCGGAATTTATTTATTATCGTACTTATTCACGATGGATTGAAAATGAGGGGCGGCGGGAAACATGGGTTGAGACCGTGGACCGTTATCTCTCTTTCATGACTGAAAATCTTGGGAACAAAATAACCAAGCAGGATGTGGCTAAAATACGGGAAGCGATACTTGAGCAGCGTGTTATGCCGTCAATGCGCCTCATGTGGGCTGCCGGGAAAGCGGCACGCACCACGAACGTCTCCGCGTATAATTGTTCGTTCATCGCCCCACAAAAAATACGCGACTTTGCAGAAGTTATGTATCTCTTGATGTGCGGAACAGGTGTCGGCTTTTCCGCGGAAAGTCAGACTGTCCAGAAACTTCCTATCATTAAACGCCAGAATGGTGCAAAGAAACTTAAAACGTATGTTATTGAAGACAGTAAAGAAGGATGGGCCGACGCGCTCACGTTGGGTCTGACGACATGGTACAACGGCAAGGATATTGATTTTGATTATTCGGGCCTTCGGCCTGCGGGAGCGCGCCTTAATACCATGGGAGGAAGAAGTTCCGGCCCCGACCCGCTCCGTTCTCTTCTTGAGTTTTCTCGGGCAACTATCATGGGACGTCAAGGGAAACGCCTTACCAATTTGAATGTACACGACATCGTCTGTAAAATCGGCGAGGTGGTAGTTGCGGGAGGAGTGCGAAGAAGTGCCCTGATTTCCCTTTCCGACCTTGATGACAACGAAATGAGGGACGCCAAGAAAGGTCAGTTCTTCCTCACGTACCCGCAACGCTCTATGGCCAACAATTCGGCCGTATATATAGAAAAGCCGAGCGCCGAAGACTTCTTGGATGAATGGATAGCTCTCGCAAAAAGCGGTTCGGGTGAACGTGGAATTTTCAACCGAGGAGGGCTACAGGTCCAGTTGCCGGAACGTAGGTGGAAAGTGTTTTCAAAACATGCGGAAACTTCGGGAACAAATCCATGCGGAGAGATTGTGTTGCGGTCAAAGCAGTTTTGTAACCTCACCGAAGTGGTTGCGCGCAAAGGAGACACGGAAAAAACACTGCTTGAGAAAGTTGAACTTGCGGCAATTCTCGGAACATACCAGTCAACTCTTACATCGTTTAAATATCTCTCCCCCGAATGGAAAAAGAATTGCGAGGAAGAGCGTCTTCTTGGGGTTTCCATCACAGGGCAATGGGATTGCCCGGCTGTAAGAAATCCGGAGACGTTGAAGAAAATGAGAGCAAAAGCGGTTGAAGTAAACCGGAAGTATGCGGAACGGTTTGGAATAAATGCTTCAACATGCGTAACATGCGTAAAACCGTCAGGAACCGTTTCTCAGCTTGTTGACGCCGCCTCCGGCATGCACCCCCGTTATGCCCAGTATTACATTCGCCGTGTCCGCATTTCGACTACCGATCCTTTATTCCAGATGTTTAAAGACCAGAAGTTTCCTCATCATCCGGAAGTCGGACAATCCGAGGAAAACGCCACAACCTATGTCCTTGAATTTCCCGTTAAAGCCCCTGATGGAGCCATTTTACGAAATGACAAAACGGCAATTGAACAATTGGAATACTGGAAAGGGGTAAAAGAAAACTTCACCGAGCACAATCCTTCGGTAACGATTTATGTCGGTGATAACGAGTGGATTGAAGTAGCAAACTGGCTATACAAAAACTGGGACATCCTTGGAGGGCTCTCCTTCCTTCCCCGTGACAATCATGTATACAAACTCGCGCCGTACGAAGAAATTACAAAAGAACGGTACGAAGAACTTCTCTCGAAACTTCCTAAAATAGATTTTTCCCAAATCGTTGTCTATGAAAAAGATGATGAAACCATGGGAGCAAAAGAACTCGCCTGCGTCGGAGGAGTCTGTGAGATATCGTCATAG
- a CDS encoding prephenate dehydratase domain-containing protein, with translation MIRIFVLGPEGTNSHEAAKKFSQSLPSEGTFEFCETNREALERALHDRDSLAVVPVENGSAGYVGDVLRGFWLAQLAENVLCPLKVEAELELPISHHLLVHRSVSSMEGIEEVISHPQALEQCSAHLKELNVRIKADTSTAAAAKCIAEGEHLKKAAVATAFAAKIYGLKILHANIEDFSSNATRFHLVGRKYMEPTGKDRTAVMFRLPGRENKAGSLISSLLITRDKGINMTQFHSIPVGKLGHYAFYCEFECHADDEKGLALVSHLRKQSEGQLFILGSFPRFCERKEGEK, from the coding sequence ATGATCCGCATATTCGTACTTGGTCCCGAGGGGACTAATTCACATGAGGCGGCGAAGAAATTTTCACAATCGCTCCCTTCCGAAGGTACTTTCGAGTTTTGCGAAACAAACAGAGAGGCTCTCGAGCGTGCTCTGCATGACAGGGATAGTCTCGCTGTTGTTCCGGTAGAAAACGGAAGTGCCGGTTATGTGGGGGACGTTCTTCGTGGTTTCTGGCTTGCCCAGCTTGCCGAAAATGTCTTATGTCCGCTTAAGGTGGAGGCGGAACTTGAACTCCCCATCTCTCATCACCTTCTTGTTCATCGCTCGGTATCTTCAATGGAAGGTATCGAAGAGGTGATATCACACCCTCAGGCGCTTGAACAATGCTCCGCACACTTGAAAGAGCTGAACGTGAGAATTAAGGCCGATACAAGCACCGCCGCCGCTGCAAAATGCATTGCCGAAGGCGAACACTTGAAAAAGGCTGCCGTCGCGACCGCATTTGCGGCGAAAATATACGGATTGAAAATCCTGCACGCGAATATTGAGGATTTCTCATCCAATGCCACACGTTTTCATCTTGTGGGGCGTAAGTATATGGAACCTACAGGGAAGGACAGGACAGCGGTCATGTTCCGCTTGCCCGGCAGAGAAAACAAAGCCGGCTCGCTCATCTCGTCTCTTTTAATTACGAGGGATAAGGGGATTAATATGACGCAGTTCCATTCTATCCCTGTCGGGAAACTCGGACATTACGCATTCTATTGCGAGTTTGAGTGTCATGCCGATGATGAAAAAGGCTTGGCCCTTGTTTCTCATCTTCGAAAACAAAGTGAGGGCCAACTGTTTATTCTCGGCTCCTTTCCTCGTTTCTGCGAGAGAAAGGAGGGGGAAAAATGA
- the murE gene encoding UDP-N-acetylmuramyl-tripeptide synthetase: MLSFVKKIIPRSLLSALLPAYHFSVAWLAALAYGFPSRNIHVVAVTGTKGKTTTTELVNAILEEAGYSTALASTLRFKIGHRSERNMLKMTMPGRFFLQRFLRKAIKSGCTYAVIEMSSEGAKQFRHRFIELDALIVTNLSPEHIESHGSYEKYKEAKLSIARKLERSSKKRTVLVVNKDDRESACFLPISASETYTYSLEDATAHSTGKDGIDITIDGKKMHSHLPGMFNTYNILGAVTYARTQDISLEVIANALEGFRGVRGRMERVCLSSPSLQTRQNFDVIVDYAHTADSLEKAYKVFEDKNKICVLGGTGGGRDKWKRVKMGEIASAHCKEIILTNEDPYDEDPQAILLDIGKGIKNKHVYTVLNRREAIRKGIEDAKKGDVVFITGKGTDPYIMEKDGTKIPWDDATVAREEIEKILTTR; the protein is encoded by the coding sequence ATGCTTTCGTTTGTAAAAAAAATAATTCCAAGGTCCCTGCTCTCGGCACTTTTGCCCGCATATCACTTTTCTGTCGCGTGGCTTGCCGCCCTCGCGTACGGTTTCCCATCACGAAATATCCATGTGGTTGCTGTCACGGGGACAAAGGGAAAAACGACGACAACCGAGCTAGTGAACGCCATTCTTGAAGAAGCGGGTTACTCAACGGCTCTTGCGAGTACGCTTCGTTTCAAAATCGGACATCGTTCGGAAAGAAACATGCTTAAAATGACGATGCCGGGACGTTTTTTTCTTCAACGTTTTTTGCGGAAAGCAATCAAGAGCGGGTGCACATATGCGGTCATTGAAATGAGTTCCGAGGGAGCAAAACAGTTCCGTCACCGTTTTATAGAACTTGACGCACTTATTGTCACAAACCTTTCTCCCGAGCATATTGAATCGCACGGCTCGTATGAAAAATACAAAGAAGCCAAGCTTTCCATCGCACGCAAACTTGAGCGGTCTTCTAAAAAAAGAACGGTTCTTGTTGTGAACAAAGACGACAGAGAGTCGGCGTGTTTCCTTCCAATTTCCGCAAGTGAAACATACACATACTCGCTTGAAGATGCTACCGCGCATTCGACGGGAAAAGACGGAATTGATATTACGATTGACGGGAAAAAAATGCACTCGCACCTTCCGGGAATGTTTAATACGTACAACATTCTTGGCGCCGTTACATATGCACGCACACAGGACATAAGTCTTGAAGTGATCGCAAACGCGCTGGAAGGATTCAGAGGAGTAAGGGGCAGAATGGAACGTGTCTGTCTGTCCTCCCCATCGCTTCAAACACGACAAAATTTTGATGTTATCGTCGACTACGCCCACACCGCCGATTCTCTTGAAAAAGCGTATAAAGTTTTTGAGGATAAAAATAAGATATGCGTTTTGGGAGGAACGGGAGGAGGACGGGACAAATGGAAACGTGTGAAAATGGGAGAGATCGCAAGTGCCCACTGCAAGGAAATCATTCTTACAAACGAAGACCCGTATGACGAAGACCCGCAAGCCATACTTCTCGATATAGGTAAAGGAATAAAAAACAAACACGTGTATACCGTACTTAATCGGCGGGAAGCCATACGCAAAGGAATCGAGGATGCCAAAAAGGGTGATGTTGTTTTTATTACCGGCAAAGGTACCGACCCCTATATTATGGAAAAAGACGGAACGAAAATACCGTGGGATGACGCAACCGTCGCCCGTGAAGAGATTGAAAAGATTCTTACAACACGCTAG
- a CDS encoding DUF5652 family protein yields MDEGFRIFIEQNAGLISFVLILITILKGLALWKAAQLNQKWWFIAILFINSLGILEIVYLLLISKKYTVEIKEG; encoded by the coding sequence ATGGACGAGGGATTCAGAATATTCATAGAGCAAAACGCGGGACTTATATCATTTGTCCTCATTTTAATCACTATTCTTAAAGGGCTTGCCCTGTGGAAAGCGGCACAACTCAATCAGAAGTGGTGGTTTATAGCGATTTTGTTCATCAATTCCCTCGGAATATTGGAAATAGTATATCTTCTGTTAATCTCTAAAAAATACACAGTTGAGATAAAAGAAGGGTAA
- a CDS encoding acylphosphatase, which yields MHRIECVVTGKVQGVFFRDFAKENADELGIVGDIKNQEDGSVFLVAEGGKSALENFITKLSKGPQSAQVTNVSVAWREAVGGYNFFSIS from the coding sequence ATGCATCGCATCGAATGTGTCGTCACCGGTAAAGTCCAAGGAGTTTTTTTCCGGGACTTTGCTAAAGAAAACGCCGATGAACTGGGAATTGTTGGTGACATAAAAAATCAAGAGGACGGTTCGGTATTTCTTGTTGCGGAAGGAGGGAAATCCGCGCTTGAAAATTTTATAACGAAATTATCAAAAGGCCCCCAGTCCGCCCAGGTTACAAATGTGTCGGTCGCGTGGAGGGAAGCGGTCGGCGGATATAATTTTTTCTCGATTTCATAA
- the rpsT gene encoding 30S ribosomal protein S20: protein MAITKSAKKVLRASKHKRVFNIHRKETLTDVLKRLRRAIVAGNKAEALKLVPEFQKAVDKAQKRGVIKKNTADRKKSRMFASIKKIS from the coding sequence ATGGCAATCACGAAATCGGCAAAAAAAGTTCTGCGCGCATCAAAACATAAGCGTGTTTTCAATATTCACAGGAAAGAAACTCTTACCGATGTTCTCAAGCGTTTGAGACGGGCGATTGTCGCTGGAAATAAAGCAGAAGCTTTGAAGCTTGTGCCAGAATTTCAGAAAGCGGTGGATAAAGCACAAAAGCGCGGGGTTATAAAGAAAAACACCGCGGACAGGAAAAAGTCCCGCATGTTCGCTTCAATAAAAAAAATCTCTTAA
- the ruvX gene encoding Holliday junction resolvase RuvX, whose protein sequence is MRYLGIDYGTKRIGVALSDENGSLAFPSNVVKSGKNALEEIKLICEKNNVGAIVVGESTDFKGRDNPIMEEIKNFVSVLEKETNLPVDLEPEFLTSAQASRIQGEHGKIDTSAAALILQAYLDKKRNGDNR, encoded by the coding sequence ATGCGATATTTGGGAATCGATTATGGTACGAAGCGCATTGGAGTGGCGCTTTCTGATGAAAATGGAAGTCTCGCTTTTCCCTCGAACGTGGTAAAAAGCGGGAAAAATGCCTTGGAGGAGATAAAACTTATCTGTGAAAAAAATAATGTGGGTGCCATTGTTGTCGGAGAATCAACCGATTTTAAGGGTCGTGATAATCCGATCATGGAAGAAATAAAAAACTTTGTGTCGGTTCTTGAAAAAGAGACAAACCTTCCCGTGGACCTTGAACCGGAGTTTCTTACCTCCGCTCAGGCCTCCCGTATTCAAGGAGAGCACGGGAAAATAGACACATCGGCCGCGGCACTTATTTTGCAAGCGTATCTCGACAAAAAAAGAAATGGCGACAATCGATGA
- a CDS encoding RluA family pseudouridine synthase has product MEIPVLYEDDDIVAINKPAGLIVHSDGKTEEYSVAQWAAERYPGIELVGEPTMLSSGKTVLRPGIVHRLDRETSGVLLVAKTKESFLHLKRQFKNRKVAKVYHFFVYGEIKKEDGMINLPIGRSSTDFRKRTAERGARGELREAVTYYRVLKHNPEFTFIEARPQTGRTHQIRVHFKAISRPIVCDRLYAPKLPPILGFNRLALHAKSLSFTGLKGKKITLEAPYPSDFQTAVESL; this is encoded by the coding sequence ATGGAAATTCCTGTTTTATACGAAGACGACGATATTGTTGCGATAAATAAGCCCGCGGGGCTCATTGTTCATTCTGACGGAAAAACGGAAGAATATAGCGTTGCGCAGTGGGCAGCAGAACGATATCCGGGGATTGAGTTGGTGGGGGAACCGACCATGCTTTCTTCCGGAAAAACCGTATTGCGACCGGGTATTGTACACCGCCTCGACAGGGAAACATCAGGTGTGTTGCTTGTCGCAAAAACAAAAGAAAGTTTCCTTCATCTCAAACGGCAATTTAAAAACAGGAAAGTCGCGAAGGTTTACCATTTTTTTGTCTATGGAGAAATAAAAAAAGAAGACGGAATGATTAATCTTCCCATAGGAAGAAGCAGTACCGATTTTAGAAAACGTACTGCCGAACGCGGGGCGCGCGGGGAATTGAGGGAAGCGGTAACATATTACCGCGTGCTCAAACACAATCCCGAATTTACTTTCATAGAAGCCCGCCCACAAACAGGAAGAACTCACCAAATACGCGTTCATTTTAAGGCGATTTCACGTCCTATCGTCTGCGACCGCTTGTATGCCCCTAAATTGCCGCCAATCCTTGGCTTTAACCGCCTTGCCCTTCATGCCAAATCCCTTTCTTTTACGGGCTTAAAAGGTAAAAAAATCACTCTCGAAGCCCCTTATCCATCCGATTTTCAAACGGCAGTCGAGTCCTTGTGA
- a CDS encoding methionine--tRNA ligase codes for MATIDDFNATEIKIGKIISAEKIPETDKLLCLVVDFGEENPRQVVSGIAPYFEDTETLVGICCAFATNLEPRIIKGFESQAMILGIKTEDNFSLLIPSHNVLLGSKAG; via the coding sequence ATGGCGACAATCGATGATTTTAATGCTACAGAAATAAAAATCGGGAAAATTATTTCTGCGGAAAAAATTCCGGAAACGGATAAACTTTTGTGTCTGGTGGTGGATTTCGGAGAGGAGAATCCTCGCCAGGTTGTCTCGGGGATAGCCCCGTATTTTGAAGATACGGAAACCCTTGTTGGAATCTGTTGTGCGTTTGCGACAAACCTTGAGCCACGTATTATCAAAGGCTTCGAGAGTCAGGCGATGATTCTTGGAATAAAAACGGAAGATAATTTTTCTCTTCTTATTCCCTCGCATAACGTGCTACTCGGAAGCAAAGCGGGATAA
- a CDS encoding prephenate dehydrogenase, with the protein MKKNPTVGIIGDKGSFGTRLKEFCLANGFRVIGSDLHTPLSNEDVVKKSDVVIFSVLPHVAVKVIEEALPFSRPDQLWLDVTSVKVIPIELMRKSKAEVVGLHPMAAPSVDSFEGQVIFRCVERLGRWRGWLDAFLALTKAKIVDYQPHTHDIYVAPGQPVLHSTLIAMMGMVGILRIQQLDPRMFLEQATPLCYWYLVLGARVLSRDPQLYADIQLFNPYALSALRIFQSTIAKLIDMIEKNDKEGFIAEFTQVKSYFKEESLHELSELFEKVVKDVAQERAK; encoded by the coding sequence ATGAAGAAAAATCCTACAGTAGGCATTATCGGCGATAAAGGAAGTTTCGGCACACGACTCAAGGAATTCTGTCTTGCAAACGGTTTCCGTGTCATCGGTTCCGACCTCCACACGCCTTTATCAAACGAAGACGTAGTGAAAAAATCGGATGTCGTGATTTTTTCCGTTCTCCCTCATGTGGCAGTTAAAGTTATTGAGGAAGCCTTGCCGTTTTCCCGCCCAGACCAGCTTTGGCTTGATGTAACATCGGTCAAAGTTATTCCAATCGAGCTTATGCGGAAATCGAAAGCGGAAGTTGTCGGGCTTCACCCGATGGCCGCACCGTCTGTCGATTCATTTGAAGGTCAGGTTATCTTCAGGTGTGTTGAGAGACTCGGCCGATGGCGTGGTTGGCTTGATGCGTTTCTTGCCCTTACCAAGGCAAAGATTGTTGATTACCAGCCGCATACTCATGACATCTATGTAGCTCCGGGACAGCCGGTTCTGCACAGCACTCTCATCGCAATGATGGGAATGGTGGGAATACTGCGCATTCAACAGCTTGACCCAAGAATGTTTCTTGAGCAGGCGACCCCTCTGTGTTATTGGTATCTTGTTTTGGGGGCGCGGGTGCTGAGCAGAGACCCGCAACTGTATGCCGACATACAATTGTTCAATCCCTACGCGCTTTCTGCCCTTAGAATTTTCCAGTCTACCATTGCAAAACTGATAGACATGATTGAGAAAAACGACAAGGAGGGATTCATCGCGGAGTTTACACAAGTCAAATCTTATTTCAAAGAAGAGAGTTTACACGAACTCTCGGAACTCTTTGAAAAAGTTGTAAAGGATGTTGCCCAAGAACGGGCTAAATAA
- the rplS gene encoding 50S ribosomal protein L19, translated as MTDIKISPINVEERKKLDIRSGDTVRVWQKIKEGEKFRLQAFEGLIIARKHGAEAGGTFTVRNVSSGIGTEKIFPLFSPMIDKIEVVKRSRVRRAKLYHIKYKAAKEVRRQMRNIRAVPEVEEMIAPAESGEVKTEEVAQESIKESKEKKTA; from the coding sequence ATGACGGATATAAAAATTTCACCTATAAACGTTGAGGAACGAAAAAAGCTTGATATACGCTCCGGAGACACGGTCCGCGTATGGCAAAAAATCAAGGAAGGAGAGAAATTCCGATTGCAGGCTTTTGAAGGTCTCATCATCGCACGCAAACACGGAGCAGAGGCCGGAGGCACTTTTACGGTGCGTAATGTTTCAAGCGGAATCGGAACCGAAAAAATCTTCCCGTTATTTTCTCCCATGATAGACAAAATAGAAGTCGTAAAGCGCTCAAGAGTACGTCGGGCAAAGCTCTATCACATTAAATACAAAGCTGCCAAGGAAGTGCGCCGCCAGATGCGAAACATCAGAGCGGTTCCCGAAGTTGAAGAAATGATTGCTCCGGCAGAAAGCGGAGAAGTAAAGACGGAAGAGGTAGCACAGGAATCAATAAAAGAATCAAAAGAAAAGAAAACGGCCTAG